One genomic segment of Paenibacillus xylanexedens includes these proteins:
- a CDS encoding response regulator — MRVILVDDEYLALSRLNKLLQEREDCEVIGSFLTAQEAIDQIEIHLPEIVFMDVQMPGMNGIEATERIHEVSPGTEVIFTTAYNEHALTAYGLEVLDYIMKPVTRDRLEKTMKMYQRRTVSASLNITEGPSMLIRCLGMLQVQVHPNEPPKHMKFRTTKIRELFAYLLHHRNKPIKRDTLLELLWPELDERRGISNLHSGIHRLRSMMNEFMGEDKMVIRYQQFGYLLETGEFRIDAEEWESRLTRLPLLSSSTITEHRQTSDQYEGKYYGEDDYVWAELERQRLHALWRNHAMQLAQYYIELGQNTEALTLYYRVQQFEPSLEEVGLALMKTYDRLGNKDPVVAQYNQLVIALEQEAGIRPGLEVELWYQQWKNSNS; from the coding sequence ATGAGAGTGATTTTGGTAGATGATGAATATCTCGCTCTGAGCAGGTTGAACAAACTGTTGCAAGAGAGAGAGGATTGCGAAGTTATCGGCTCTTTTCTGACGGCACAGGAAGCCATAGATCAGATCGAAATTCATCTGCCGGAAATCGTCTTCATGGACGTTCAAATGCCGGGGATGAACGGGATCGAGGCGACCGAACGTATCCATGAGGTTTCTCCTGGAACAGAAGTTATTTTCACAACCGCATATAACGAACATGCACTGACAGCCTATGGGCTTGAAGTGCTGGACTATATTATGAAGCCTGTAACGCGTGACCGTTTGGAAAAAACGATGAAGATGTATCAACGCCGAACGGTGTCAGCAAGTCTGAATATAACAGAAGGGCCATCCATGTTGATCCGTTGTCTGGGGATGCTCCAAGTCCAAGTGCACCCAAATGAGCCACCAAAACATATGAAGTTCAGAACAACCAAGATTAGAGAGTTATTCGCCTATTTGCTCCACCATCGGAACAAACCGATTAAACGGGATACGCTACTTGAACTGTTGTGGCCAGAGTTGGATGAGCGGAGAGGTATATCCAATCTGCACAGTGGGATCCATCGCTTACGCAGCATGATGAACGAATTCATGGGTGAGGACAAGATGGTCATTCGTTATCAACAGTTTGGTTATCTATTGGAAACGGGTGAATTCAGGATTGATGCGGAAGAATGGGAGAGTCGTCTTACCCGATTGCCTCTATTATCTTCGTCTACAATAACTGAACATCGGCAGACCTCAGATCAATATGAAGGCAAATATTATGGTGAGGACGATTACGTATGGGCTGAACTGGAGCGTCAGCGCTTGCATGCACTATGGCGTAATCATGCCATGCAACTTGCACAATATTACATCGAACTGGGACAGAATACGGAAGCACTCACGTTATATTACCGGGTACAGCAATTTGAACCATCATTGGAGGAAGTCGGACTGGCCTTAATGAAGACCTACGATCGATTAGGCAATAAAGATCCTGTGGTCGCTCAATATAATCAGTTGGTTATCGCTTTAGAACAAGAGGCAGGAATACGTCCTGGCCTGGAAGTTGAGTTATGGTACCAACAATGGAAAAATTCGAATAGTTAA